The following DNA comes from Mucilaginibacter jinjuensis.
TAACCGGTTTCTGTGCCGAACCAGCTCCCCATTGAAACCAGGGCAAACAGCCAGATCAACCTCGAATCCATCCGCCAACCCAGAAAGCCGTATACAAAAATGGATACCAGAAATAAAAGCGAATAGTGCCCCGAGCCGTTATCGAATGTTTTGCCCAGATAGGCAATACAACAGGCCGTAAATAAAATACCGGTAAAAACTACGGCCTCGTTACTGAATATACGTTCAGGGTTGCGTTTCTCGAGCCTGCGGCCCCAGATAAAGAAAAAAGCAGCTATAACACCAGATAAAATACTGATGATAATATCGGGCGTATAATAAAGATTTTTGAGCAGGTTAATTACGGCATCATTAACAATGAGGTAGCAGAACGATGCCCCACCACAAACCAGTGCTATCCAAAACGAATACTTGGCCAGCCGCATCCAATCAAAACCTTTTACCTCGTAAGAATGGCGGAGTTTTTCGGCAGTTGAACCATCAATCAGATGATCTTTTTCCCAAACATCAATAGCCCGGTTCAGAAATTCACTTTCCTGTTTATCGAGGTTTAGTTTGGGCATGTGTGGTGAGTGGTTATTAGGTTATTGAGTTATTGGTGCTTATCAAATATAACATTCTTCATATTATATTAACATAATGCCTAAGGTTTCGTTTTAGTGACCTAATAACTATTAACTCAATAACTCCAACACATCAACCTTATCCTTGCCTAACTGCACTACCAGTTCATCGAGCGAAGCAAACTTAATATCACCGCGAACAAAGTATAAAAAGTCCATGCGGATGGTTTGGTTGTAGATATCCTCGTTGAAGTCGAAGATGTTCACTTCGATATTGCGCGTCATGCCGTTAATGGTAGGGCGCTGGCCTATATACGCCATACCTTTATAAACAATGCCGTTGATATGCACTTTTACAGCAAAAATACCATCACTCGGGATGAGTTTGTATTTTTCTTCGATTAACAGATTAGCTGTTGGGTAACCCAATTGCCTGCCCAACTGATCGCCTTTAATTACTTTACCTGTGATATAGAATGGATAACCCAAAAAGGTATTAGCTAGTTCTATCTTATCGTTCAGCAAAGCTTCACGGATACGGGTTGAGCTTACGGCCACGTCGTTAATATCCTGTTCAGAGATTTCTACCACTTCATAACCATAATCGGGGGCCAAACGTTGCAAATCGGCCAATCCGCCCTGGCGGTCTTTACCGAAGCGATGATCGTAACCGATCACAATTTCTTTGGTGCCAATTTGTTTCACCAACACTTCGCGGATATATTCTTCGGCGGTTTGGTTAGAAAAATCGCGGGAGAATGGCGTGATGATCAGATGACCTACACCCAACTCTTCCAAAAGATTTGCTTTCTCTGCAATGGTGGTGATCAGCTTCAGGTTTTGATCTTCGGGATGGAGAATCATACGCGGATGCGGGAAGAAGGTAAGGATAACCGTTTCCCCTCCAACCTCTGCGGCCAACTCTTTTATTCGGTTGATTATTTTGCGGTGCCCCAGGTGTACCCCATCAAATGTACCGATGGTTACTACTGCATTTTTTACCGGCTCAAATTCATCAATGTGATGATATACTTTCATAGATAGTAGCAAAGATATTATTTAGCAGCTTCGGGCTGTACTTTAAGGCTGCGAATATTGTTAACCAATTCCATCACCTCAAACGCATCTTCAATCTTAAAATTGCCGCTGCGGGTACGGCGTAATTTCGACATGTAAGCGCCATTATTCAAAGCCCTGCCAAAATCATAAACCAGCGAACGGATATAGGTTCCCTTACTGCAAACCACCCTGAATTCAACCTCTGGCAAGTTAATAGCTGTGATCTCAAATTCACTGATAGTTACCGTACGCGATTTTAATTCCACTTCTTCACCCCTCCGCGCTTTTTCGTAAAGGCGTTCACCATCTACTTTAATAGCTGAGTGAGCCGGAGGATACTGCTGTATTTCGCCGGTGAATTGTTTGGTGGCACTATAGATGTCTTCTTCTGTAATATGGCTGATGTCGAAAGTCTCGTCAACCTCAGTCTCCATATCGTACGATGGTGTAGTTGCTCCCAGCACCAGTGTACCTGTATATTCTTTTTCCTCAGCCTGGAAGGTATCTATCTGTTTGGTCATTTTGCCGGTGCAAACAATAAGCAAACCAGTCGCCAACGGATCAAGCGTACCTGCGTGACCAACCTTCAGTTTAAGCGGTTTAAATGAGTTGCGGATTTTGCCAACTACATCAAAACTGGTCCAGCTGTAGGGTTTGTTAATGAGAAGCAATTGTCCCTGGGCAAACTCGTCGAGGGTTATGTTGAAATTATTCTCCAATATTTTATATAAAATGCAAAGGTAGTTATTAGAGGCAAGAATCGAGAATCAGGAGGCAAGACATCATCATTCATCGTAGAGACACAATACCTTGTGTCTCGTTTGCAATTCAAAAAGGCATTTCCGATCTGTAGGGAGACACAAGGTATTGTGCCTCTACGGAATTTAAAGCATAAAAAAGAGGCACAAAATTTTGTGCCTCTACGTAATATCTTCAATCTCGATTCTTGACTCTCGATTCCTGATTCTCTTAAATTAAATCACTTCCAATGTATGCCCCGATAGGTATACTGCTATAATAATACCGCCTACAATAATGCGGTAGAAACCGAATAATTTGAAACCTCTTTTCTCCAGAAAAGTGATGAAAGTTTTAATAGCCAGCATAGCAACAATAAAGGCAATTACGTTACCTACTGCTAATAACTTAATTTCTTCACCGCTGAAAATGTGGCCTTCTTTGTGGAAATCCCAAAGCTTTTTAGCTGTTGCTGCAAACATGGTTGGTACGGCCAGGAAGAATGAAAATTCGGCAGCTGCGGTACGGCTTAGCTTTTGCGACATACCGCCTACGATACTTGCAGCCGAACGTGACACCCCCGGAATCATAGCCAAACACTGGAAGAACCCGATTTTTAAAGCAGTTGGTTTATCAATCTGGCTTTCTTCGGTCACCGTTGCTTTATTGAACCATTTGTCAACAAACAATAAAATGATACCACCTACAAACAGGGTTATGCCAACGGTTAAAGCACTATCTAATAAAGCGTCAATTTTTTTGGCGAATAGTAAGCCGAAAATTGCTGCCGGGATAAAAGCCACCAATAGTTTTACATAGAAATCTAACGATTTTAAAAATCGTTTGTAGTATAAAACCACTACCGATAATATTGCGCCCAGTTGGATGGCTACGGTAAATAGCTTAACAAAATCACCTTTATCGCCCATGATAGATTCGGCAATAATCATGTGGCCTGTTGAGGAGATTGGTAGAAATTCTGTCAATCCTTCAATAATTGCCAGAATAATAACGTGGATTAAATTCATTGTTTATTTAGCAGCAGGCTTTTTAAGGATAGCATAAAAACCTAAGCCAAAACCAGCTAACACAACAAGCGGTGCAAGTACAATTTTGGTTGAGCTGTAAATGTCGGTAGTGCCGCTCATTAATACGAAACCTAAGGCTACTACAACTGCGCTTACAGCCAGTAAAATGTAGTTGCTTTTTTCGAAGATGAATTGTACCGGCTGAATATTTTCAGTGGTTTTGGTTGATGATGTGCCTGCTGTACGTGCAGACGGTGTATACTTTTGTGCCATAATATCTTATCTGTATAAGTCGTATATTTTTAAACGAAGGAAACGGTTTACTGCAAGGAAAGTGCTCAACCCTGAGATCAATACTCCAAGGCCAACTACACCCAAAAACACAATACCAAACTCGGTATAGTTTTGCAGGATCACCAGGTCAGGGATTTGTTTGATTGCCAAAAACAGCGTACCCACCAGTATAATAATGGCAATCAGCGCACCCAGCAAACCATGCCATATCCCATAAAGCAAAAACGGCTTACGGATAAATGATTTGGTTGCCCCTACCAACTGCATCGATTTAATTAAAAAGCGTTGCGAATAGATAGCTAAACGGATTGTATTATTAATCAGCGCTACCGATACCACCACAAATATGCCGGCAAAAACCAAAATAATTAAAGTTATCGAGGCCAGGTTCTGGTTCATTTTGTCAACCAATGGCGCCTGGTAGTTTACTTCTTTTACCAGTGGGTTTTTCAATAACTCGGCTTTAAAAGCTGCGATATCTGCATTGTTGGCGTGTTCGGCCTTCAGGTAAACGTCTATTGATTCTGATAGCGGGTTAACACCCAGGAATTTGATAAAATCTTCACCCAGGTCTTTCTGCATTTTGCGTGCAGCAAGCTCTTTACTTACGTATTGGGTTTGTTTTACAAATGGGTGGCTGTCCAGTTGTTTTTGCAATTGCAATACATCGGTTTCGCGGGTAGTTTCATCAACATATACGTTTACTACGATGTTCTCTTTCACATAACGCGAAAGGTTATTGGCATGAACAAGTATCAAACCCAACAGGCCAACCATTAATAATACCATGGCTATACCAAATACAGTAGATATGTAAATGGCTTTTGTTTTCTTGGCCGACGAGCTTGCTTCAAATTCTTCCATAAATGTGCTTGATTTGCAAAATTACAATTCCGGGTATAAAGGTAAAATTTTATCCCTATTTATTGCTTTTGCAGTTGATTATGTAAACCGTTTTAACACGATTTAACAAAAATTAACGCATTTGTTTTGCGTTAAAAATGCTTTGTTGAGACGATAAACATTAATTAGCCAGAAGCTGCTTGTAAATTAATACAAAATTAGATGAGGTTCCGCGCTGCATAATATTTGATGCCGAAGTGCTTAACACCCATCCGTTCTGCGCCATATAGTTAAATATAGCGTCAACGGAATCAAACTGAATGGTTTCTTTGTTCCTGCCACCATCATCTATAGCCACTTCATATTTTGCGCCATGCGGATACACATAAACCAGGCAGGTTTTCTCTTTATACCGGTTCGCCGTAAAATCTGTTTGCGCAAAAGCATAAAACGGCGAAGCAAGCAGCAATAAATTAAGCACCTTTTTCATAGGGGTATTAAACTGTGATTTGCTGTATGACTAACCTTACCGCAAAAAGTTAAACAGGCTTATTGTAACAAGTTTATAGCAATTTAAAGTGGACGCTTATAAATGAGATGTAGCCTTTGTGTGAGTCCGTTATTTAAAGCTTCCGGATATGATGTTACCAACACCCAACCATCCTGAGCCATATAGTTCATTATACCTATCATAGAATTAAATTCCCTCGGCTTATTATTGGTATTTTTAATATAGGGAACTTTATCAAAGTTTTGATCTGTCTTACTTATTTTTAATCTATATCCATAGGAAAATCCTTCGGTTTCAGCCTCACAAAATTCTTCTTTGGGCTTATACTTTAATGAATCTGTTTGGGCAAAACAATATGCTGGCGCGACAAATAGCAGCAGTAAAAATAACTTTTTCATGGGTTTTAGATTGAATTTTAAAGTGGACGTTTAAAAATTAAATGAATCTGGCCTGTGCTGCCTCGGTCTACTTCGGCAAATGATGATACCATTACCCAGCCGTATTGTGCCATATAATTAAGCACGCCCGCCATCGAGTTAAACTGCCTGGTTTTGTTGTTGGCATCTTTAAGCCAGGTTAGCTTACCAGACTTTTCATCCTTATTATTTATTTTTAATTCGTACCCGAAGTAATAATGTTCGGCCTCTACCTCACAAAACTCTTCTTTGGGCTTATACTTTAATGAATCTGCTTGGGCGAAGCAGTACATAGGTGCTACAAATAGCAGGAGGAATAATAACTTTTTCATAAGGTTTTAAATTGTGTTTAATGTATAGACGTGTAACGCCGTAAAAAGTAACATCCCGTTTTTGTAATAAAGTTGTTGTATTTGTGAATACAGATTGAGGCGGATTTAAACAAAAAATCGCCGCATGAGTTAATCTATCAACAATAACACTTACATCATGACAAAGCCAGCGAACGATCCTAATAAACCATCACCATCAGATACCCCTACCGAAAGACCGGTGGATAACGGGCACAAAAGCGTGGTGAAAAAAGAGGATAAACAATACCATGAAGAAAATGCCAACTTCGGCAACGTAGATAAGCAGCGCCGCAACGACGAGGAACCTGTA
Coding sequences within:
- a CDS encoding bifunctional riboflavin kinase/FAD synthetase, which codes for MKVYHHIDEFEPVKNAVVTIGTFDGVHLGHRKIINRIKELAAEVGGETVILTFFPHPRMILHPEDQNLKLITTIAEKANLLEELGVGHLIITPFSRDFSNQTAEEYIREVLVKQIGTKEIVIGYDHRFGKDRQGGLADLQRLAPDYGYEVVEISEQDINDVAVSSTRIREALLNDKIELANTFLGYPFYITGKVIKGDQLGRQLGYPTANLLIEEKYKLIPSDGIFAVKVHINGIVYKGMAYIGQRPTINGMTRNIEVNIFDFNEDIYNQTIRMDFLYFVRGDIKFASLDELVVQLGKDKVDVLELLS
- a CDS encoding DUF3098 domain-containing protein; this translates as MAQKYTPSARTAGTSSTKTTENIQPVQFIFEKSNYILLAVSAVVVALGFVLMSGTTDIYSSTKIVLAPLVVLAGFGLGFYAILKKPAAK
- a CDS encoding undecaprenyl-diphosphate phosphatase translates to MNLIHVIILAIIEGLTEFLPISSTGHMIIAESIMGDKGDFVKLFTVAIQLGAILSVVVLYYKRFLKSLDFYVKLLVAFIPAAIFGLLFAKKIDALLDSALTVGITLFVGGIILLFVDKWFNKATVTEESQIDKPTALKIGFFQCLAMIPGVSRSAASIVGGMSQKLSRTAAAEFSFFLAVPTMFAATAKKLWDFHKEGHIFSGEEIKLLAVGNVIAFIVAMLAIKTFITFLEKRGFKLFGFYRIIVGGIIIAVYLSGHTLEVI
- a CDS encoding DUF2157 domain-containing protein, producing MPKLNLDKQESEFLNRAIDVWEKDHLIDGSTAEKLRHSYEVKGFDWMRLAKYSFWIALVCGGASFCYLIVNDAVINLLKNLYYTPDIIISILSGVIAAFFFIWGRRLEKRNPERIFSNEAVVFTGILFTACCIAYLGKTFDNGSGHYSLLFLVSIFVYGFLGWRMDSRLIWLFALVSMGSWFGTETGYQTRWSDYFLGMNYPLRFVVFGGLLVLACHLLKKQKWFYRFNELTYVAGLLYLFLSLWLLSIFGNYGNIDSWWHVKQISLFYWGIISAVVAGGFLLYGLKVKDVIAREFGITFLLIFIYTKYFEYFWEHTNKTLFFAILAGSFWLIGRKAEKIWNLKSKEASID
- a CDS encoding cell division protein FtsX, giving the protein MEEFEASSSAKKTKAIYISTVFGIAMVLLMVGLLGLILVHANNLSRYVKENIVVNVYVDETTRETDVLQLQKQLDSHPFVKQTQYVSKELAARKMQKDLGEDFIKFLGVNPLSESIDVYLKAEHANNADIAAFKAELLKNPLVKEVNYQAPLVDKMNQNLASITLIILVFAGIFVVVSVALINNTIRLAIYSQRFLIKSMQLVGATKSFIRKPFLLYGIWHGLLGALIAIIILVGTLFLAIKQIPDLVILQNYTEFGIVFLGVVGLGVLISGLSTFLAVNRFLRLKIYDLYR
- the truB gene encoding tRNA pseudouridine(55) synthase TruB, translated to MENNFNITLDEFAQGQLLLINKPYSWTSFDVVGKIRNSFKPLKLKVGHAGTLDPLATGLLIVCTGKMTKQIDTFQAEEKEYTGTLVLGATTPSYDMETEVDETFDISHITEEDIYSATKQFTGEIQQYPPAHSAIKVDGERLYEKARRGEEVELKSRTVTISEFEITAINLPEVEFRVVCSKGTYIRSLVYDFGRALNNGAYMSKLRRTRSGNFKIEDAFEVMELVNNIRSLKVQPEAAK